Genomic DNA from Turicibacter faecis:
AGGCGACAGTTTCTAAAGTTTCAGAGGAACAGTTATTTTATTTAATGAGCCGAGGGTTAACTGAAGAACAAGCAACAGAAATGATTGTTATGGGATTCATCGAACCTTTCGCAAAAGAGTTACCGATGGAATATGCTGTAGAATTAAACCAATTATTAAAATTAGAAATGAACGGATCAATTGGATAAAAGATAAAGGTGAAAAGGCAATGTCTCTAATTAGACATTGCCTTTTTGTTGTATATATTTGTCGAAAAAGTGGAATATTAAACACGAAAGGAATGATGAATCTATGTGTGTGAAAAATGTTGGGCGTACAGACGCTTATATTCGAATTAGTGCAGGGTTAATGCTCATTAGTTTAGGAATCATGAAGCATAAAGGATGTTTAGCTGCTTTAGGGAGTCTTAAAGTTGCAGAAGGGGTAACAAGATATTGCCCAGTTTTAGATCTTTTCAACTGCTCAACGATGTCTGATGAGGAATTATTAGATGAGGCATTAGGAAGTTGTGTCTTAGATGTTGAGGAAGATGATGATGAATTCGAAGAGTTAGAGCATGAATGTGGATGTCATTGTGACCATCATGCAGAGGCGTAGGATAGCCAGTCGTTTAAATGGGCCTCTTTTCTTTAAACAGAGTTAATTCTGTTAACTAAAAGTCGTTCAAAGGCTTAAACGAGTCTGTTAATTTATTTAGTTTTGGATGGCGAAAAAACTCGTAGTACTTATCCATTCATGATAGGGTAGGCGCTACGAGTTTTTTTATGAGCTCAAAAAGGGAGGGAACTCTAGGAGGATTAAGGATTCGATTTCCTTCAAGGCGTTGTCTTAAGAGATGAAGTTATTTATAGACCTCCCGGACAAGTGAATGTCATTCTAGTGTGATGATTAATAGGTTAAAGTGGCTAGGACGCTCTAAATAGAAATGGGGAATTTTTGACGGGATGACAAGGGTGTTTTTCACCAATATAAAAACGAAAATATCGTTAAGTAAGATACTTTCGTTTTTACGGTTAATTCTACTATAAGGGGCTTTATCAAGGGTGAGATGATAGGGTGGAAAAGTGAGGAATGATTGAATATCAATCATTTTATAGTGGAAAATCGTCAACCTCTAAGTCGCAATTAGGGTTTGTACAAGGTTCAGATATTTCTTTTAGTGCAATTTCAGCACGCCCATCCGTCAATTGGTGGATGGCCAAATCACCAAGGGTAATCATTCCAACTAATCTCCCCTCATCGTCCGTAACGGGGAGGCGGCGCACCTGTTTATCGGCCATGAGTGAGATGGCGCATCCGACTTCTGCATCTTCTTTAATGGTGTAAACGGGTTGCGTCATGATTTCTTCGACTTTAGTATTCATAGGGAGGATATCAGCGAACGCCCGGATGACAATATCACGATCTGTAATAATACCGATGACCTGTGAAGCATCATCGATGACAGGAACGGAACCAATATTATTTTTTTTCATCATTCGAGAGGCATTTAAAACAGTATCGTGAGCGGTAATTGCTTCAATACCATCAGTCATAAATTGTTTTACATTCATGAACAGGACTCCTTACCTTTTATATTTGTATTTAGTTTGTGCAATCACCGGAGTCTTATCCCACTTTTTAGTTTATTCATTCAGAACGTGTAAGAGTTTTAATAGGGAAAGAGGTAGGGATAAGAATCAGATTCTATTCTCCCCTGGAGTGAGAAGTTTATTAATTTCGTTAAATTTTAGGGAAAGGATATCATGAATGATTTTTTGTGCGCATATGCTATAGGGAGGTGATGAGTGTGCTAAACATAAATAAAATTAACATTGAAGGTTATGAATTCTTAACTTATGAGGTAGCGTTACCTAAAACTACATTATTTATTGTGTCACATGAAACGGTGGGTTATATCATGTGTGCGGCTCTTGATATTGATTTCTTTAATAATAGTGAAAAGTTAAGAGCTCGTAAAATTATTGCAGGGCGTGCAGAAGGAGTTCGTAGTATTCAACAACTTTTAGATGCTCCGCTTGCGAAAGTAACGGTTGCTTGCGAGGAGTTAGGAATTAAACCGGGGACAATTGGTAGAGATGCCTTAGTGTTAATGGCAAAGAGCGTTGAAAAATAGTTTTATAAAAGGGGTTATCCGTTAGAGGATAATCTTTTTTATTGTCAGGCTCTGGTTAGTGGGAGATGCCTTGTGCCAATCAGTAGGGGATATCTACTGGGACGGGGGAACCTGTTAAAAAGTATAAAACTACGATGCATCCTTCAAAATTAGACAAATCAATTCCCTATTCTACGCTATAATAAAGGAATGAATGATTTACCATATTAATTCGAATATCGGGTGACACTCGTTCTTTAGAAGTTGAGATGTGGAATATCATTTAAAAGGAACAGGCGTCGCGCTACTGTTTATTAAGGGGGAAGTTTAATGTTTGAATTTGAATTAGCACAGGAAAATCGCAACTCATTTAAAAATGAAATTAAAAGTAGCTTAGTAAAAAAGGTGAAACCTTATTGCGAATTTACGGATATCGATCGCTACTTTTTTAGCGAGGGGACACATAAGCAACTTTATAAAAAGTTTGGGGCACATGTTGTTCGTGACGAATCAGGAATTTTAGGAACATACTTTTGTGTTTATGCGCCTCATGCTAAACACGTGGCAGTTGTTGGTGATTTTAATCATTGGAATGGAGAATTGCATGGTATGATTGGAGAGAATGGAATCTGGTCACTTTACATTCCAAAATTGCAAGAGGGTCATTTATATAAATATGAAATTACAACATCATGGGGGGAAAAAATCCTTAAAGCCGATCCTTACGCTTTTTATGCGGAAAATCGTCCAAATACGGCTTCAATGATTTATGATATTGAAGGATTTGAGTGGACAGATGAGAAGTGGGTTAACAAACGCCGACAATCTAATATTTTTGAACAACCGTTAAATATTTATGAATTACACCTAGGATCTTGGCGTCGTGGGGAAGAGCTAGTAGAGACAGAATCTTTTCATACTTATGCTGAAATCGCGGATGATTTAATTCAATATGTCTTAGATCATAGCTATACGCATATCGAATTAATGCCACTTTATGAACATCCATTTGATGGGTCTTGGGGATACCAAGCAACAGGATATTACGCAGCGAGTAGCCGTTACGGGGAACCAAAGGATCTCATGATGTTTATTAATCGATGCCACGAAGCAGGAATTGGTGTTATTATGGACTGGGTTCCAGGACATTTCTGCCGTGATGCACATGGTCTTTATAAATTTGATGGGGAAGCAGTTTACGAATATCCATTTGATGATGCGGCCGTTTCAGAATGGGGAACAGCTAACTTTGATTTAGCTAAAGGAGAAGTACGTAGTTTCTTAATTTCAAATGCTTTATTTTGGATGAAGTACTACCATGTCGATGGATTCCGTGTTGATGCCGTGGCAAATATTATTTATTGGGGTGGAAATAAGGAGCGTGGTGAAAATCACGGTGCCATTGAATTCTTAAAACGTATGAATACTGAAATCTTTGCCGAGGATGATAAAGTATTAATGATTGCTGAGGATTCAACAAGCTATCCATTAGTCACTGCACCAGTTTCTGTTGGCGGGTTAGGATTTAGTTACAAATGGAATATGGGATGGATGAACGATACATTAGACTATATTGAATTAGATAATATTTATCGTCCATATCATCATAACTACATTACTTTTGCAATGGCATACGCCTATAGTGAAAACTTTGTCTTACCATTTTCGCATGATGAAGTTGTCCATGGGAAGAAATCATTAGTTGATAAAGCTCCAGGAGATTACTGGCAAAAAATGGCCCAATATCGTTTGTTATGTACTTACCAAATGACATTACCAGGTAAGAAGTTGAACTTTATGGCCAATGAAATTGCTCAATTCCATGAGTGGAAAGATAAGGAGCAAGTGGACTGGCATTTATTAACATATCCGGCTCATGATGCGTCAAATCGATATATTAAAGATTTAAATAAAGTCTATTTAAATGATGCAGCGTTTTGGGAATTAGATCATTCATTTGAGGGATTTGAATGGATTGACGTTAATAATAATGAGCAAAGTATGTTCTCTTATATTCGCCGTGCGAAAGATTCTGAGGATTTTGTCGTAGTTGTGCTAAACTTCAAACCAGTTTCTTACCATAACTATCGTCTTGGTGTTCCAAAAGAAGGAGAATATGTAGAGGTTTTAAATAGTGATCGTAATTATTATCATGGATCAAATCAATATAATGGATTACCATTGGTTGCATCTGAGGGAATCTGTCATGGAAAACCATACTTTATTGAAATGACAATTCCACCATATGGGGCAGTTATTTTAAAGTATCGTGCTAAAAAGATGGAAGAGGTTGTTTTAGAGGAAGAAGAATTAATTGAGACAATGGAAGCAGAGATGGAAGTTTAATTGTTCGTTGTTTTGAAGGTATTTTGCTAAGGGGAGGGGAAAAGAATGGCAGTTAATAGTGTCGCTATGATATTAGCTGGGGGGAAAGGAACCCGATTAAAAGAGCTAACCATTCATCGTCCTAAGCCTGCCGTATCATTTGCAGGAAAGTATCGTCTAATAGACTTTGTCCTAAGTAATTGTACAAATTCAGGAATTGATCAGGTTGGGGTATTAACACAATATGAACCGTTAGAATTAAATAGTTATATTGGAGAGGGGAGTTCATGGGATCTTGATGTCCATGGGGCATCTGTTACATTAATGGGTCCTTATACGTCTCGTGATTATGGGTTCTTATGGCAAGGGGGAACAGCGGAGGCTGTCATATTAAATATGCCGTTTATTGAGCAATATAACCCAGATTATTTATTAGTTTTATCGGCAGATCATATTTATAAAATGGATTATCGTAAGCTGATTGACTATCATATTGAAAAGGGATCTCAATTGACAATTTCAACGATTCGTGTTCCCGAAGAAGAGACTAAAAGATTTGGAATGCTGAAGGTTAATCATGAAAATCGAGTGATAGAGTTTGAAGAAAAGCCTCAGAAAACAGAAAGTCGTTTAGCATCGATGGGGGTCTATGTTTTTAGTTGGAAGAAGTTTAAAGATGATATTATTCATAAGTATCAAAGACATCTTTATGAGGGGGTCGACTTTGCTCAAGATGTTATTCCTTACTTTATCGAGACGAACTCAGCTGTGTTTGCTTATGAGTACAAAGGGTACTGGCGCGATGTTGGAACGGTTGAAGGTTATTGGAAAGCACACATGGATTTATTGGATTCCGATAATGATTTAAATCTTCATGATTATAGTTGGCCTATTTTCTCAAAAACACCTAACCTCCCGCCACATCATATCTTAAAGGATGCGAAGGTCCGAAATGCTTGGATTAATGAGGGAAGCATGGTTTTCGGTGAAGTATATGATTCAATCATCGGTCATCGTTGCATTATTCAAGAGCGTTCCATTGTTGAAAAAAGTGTCATTTTAACAAGTGCTCAAATTGAACATGATTGCCATATTAGTTATGCTGTTATCGGGGATGACGTTGTGATTCCGGCTCATACTGAGATTCATGGCGATGAAACGAATATTGTTTTGGTGACAAATGATAATTTAGAAGAAATTCTTGAGCATCAGGGGAGGGGAGAAGATCATGAAAAATAAGGCATTGTGTGTGATTGATGGAACGAATACTTCCCAATCGCTTCAAAACTTACTAAATCAGCGTTGTGTGGCTGCCCTACCTTTTGCAGGACGTTATCGTTTAGTCGATTTCGCCCTATCGAATGCCGTCCATTCTGGGATTACAAATGTATCAATTTTTCCGGATGGGGACTATCACTCATTAAGTGACCACATCCGATCAGGAAAATTTTGGGGACTTGATCGTAAAGTCGATGGGCTATTCTTGCTTCCTCCTAAAAAAGAGGTAAGTGCCATTGCAAATACTCTCACTTTTGCTCGAATGAGGGAATATATTGAATATTTCCTTCGTTCCCGACAAAAATATGTGGTTTTATACCATGCCAATATTATTACGACCATTCCATTTGAAGAATTGGTTCAGTCACATATCGATTCCAAATCAGATGTGACTCAGGTTCATTATCGGAATAAACCGGTTAATATTTTTGTTTTATCACGTGAATATTTAATTGATTTAATTTTAAAATATGAAATTTCCCCTTATCAAACGGTTCTTGATTTAGTTGAAATGAATGACGGGATTAAAATTAATCGTTATGAGCATCGTATTTACACGCGGACCATTGATTCTATTTTGTCGTACTATCGAGCAAATCTTGATATGCTACACTATGAGTATGGGTTTCAAATTTTCTTGCTTGAGCGTCCCGTTCTTACGAAGACAAAAGATGAATCACCGACGTTTTATACGAAACAGGCCGATGTCACCAATTCAATGATTGCAAATGGGTGTCGAATTGAAGGTAAGGTTGAAAACTGTGTGCTATTTCGGGATGTAACGATTAAACGAGGGGCCATTGTTAGAAACTCGGTTATTTTACCTCGAACGGTTATTGGGGAAAATAGTATTATTGAACAGGTCATTACGGATAAGCACGTTTATATTAGTGACGGGGCTCGCCTGAGTGGTCAAGAGTATACCCCTATTGTTATTGGAAAGGGACAGCGAGTGATTGGTAATAAAGGAATTAGCGTCGCTCAAATCTCAACTGAATGTGTACCATTCTATAAAACGGGGGGACTCGCTGATGTAACGTTTGAACTCACACAGGAACTTATTAATCAGGGGTTAAATGTAGATGTTATTTTACCACTTTTTAACTCATTGTCTGATCGATACCAGGAAAATTTAAGTCATGAATTAAGATCGGTTGCTGTGATAGGGAAATTGGATGTTCCTTATGATGTTTATCGTTATACGAAAGATGGAATTAATTATTATTTCATTTCATGTGGGGAGTTAACACGTGAAAAATTATATGGTTATCGTGATGATTGTCAACGTTATGAATTATACTGTTATCTCGCTTTAGATTTTATTGAAAAAAGCGGACATAAATACGATATTATTCATTCTCATGACTGGTTAACGGGTCTAGTTCCATATTTCATGAAAAATGTATTCGCAAAAAGAAGCAATCACTTTATGTTTACAAAAACAGTGTTTACGATTCATAATATTCATTATCAAGGAATATGCGATGTATCGGATTTAGCCATTATTTCGCAATTTGATTCGATACCAAATGAAGTGATGCTATTTGAAAAAGTCAACTTTATGAAAACGGCTATTGTAACAAGTGATGAGGTGACAACCGTTTCTGAAACTTATTGTAATGAAATTTGTTATCCATATTTTGCGGAGGGGCTTGATCGCTTTATTGTCGCACGAAAAGATCATTTACATGGTATTTTAAATGGGATTAATTATAATTATAATAATCCGGCAACGGATTTGAGTATTTATAAACGATATACACCGAAGACCGTTGAAAATAAGAAAGAGAATAAATGTCAAATGCAACGTGAATTAGGACTTCCAGTGAATCCAAATGTGCCGGTCATTGGAATGGTTTCGCGTTTAGTTGAACAAAAGGGGTTTGATCTTATTTTAAAGGTCTTTGAAGAACTCATGAATGAAAATGTTCAATTCGTTTTATTAGGCGATGGGGATTACAAATATACGAGTTTCTTTAAGGCAATGGCCCAAAAGTACCCGAATAAGGTTTCTGTAAATATCGGATTTTACTCATATAATTCTCAAATGATCTATGCAGGAAGTGACCTTTTCTTAATGCCTTCACGTTTTGAACCGTGTGGGATTAGCCAAATGATAGCATTAAAATATGGAACGATCCCGGTTGTAAGGGAAACAGGGGGATTAAAGGATACTATTATTCCATATAATGAATTTATTCAACATGGAAATGGATTCGGTTTTGCTCACTATAACGCGCATGATATGTTGTTTACATTAAAGCGTGCGATTAATTTTTATCATATGCCTGAACATTGGGATAAATTAGTTCAGAGTGCCATGAGTCAAGATTTAAGTTGGAAAAATTCAACGGAAAAATATATTAATCTTTATAGAAATTTAATTAATGAAGAGTAGGAGTCGGATTAGACTCCTTTTTTTATGAGGTGATTCCATCACCTTTAATAGGGATCAGGTTTATGAAGATAAGAGCGTTATTTTTTTGATGGCACCATGATATTGAAAGAGAGAGGTATTTCTGTAATATTTTGGTTCTGGCGAAATAAACGAGATGAAATTTGCAGAAATATAGCATTTTTTAGCTTTAAAAGGAACGCGTTACATCTGAAACAGAGCTTTCATCTTTTAAATTATCTGATATAATAAGATTATGAAATGGAAAGATATGTAACATCGGAGGGGTGTTGCATACATGGAAGGGAGATTTATTCTCATGGCTAATGTATTTGCGAATAAAGACGTATTTAAGGATACGTTTCAGACGCGAGTGGAACAAATTTACGGCGTTAAATTTGAAGAAAGTACACCGCACCAAAGATATTTCACACTAGGGACACTTGTTCGTGAGTATATCTCATCAAATTGGATTGAGACAAACGAGGCGATTGTTGAGGGGAAGCATAAACAAGTCTACTATTTCTCAATGGAGTTTTTGATGGGACGTTTATTAACAAATAACATCATGAACTTGGGAATCCGTCCGGTTATTGAAGAAGCAATGAATGAGTTAGCAATTGACTTAAATGAATTAGAGCGCATTGAGGCAGATGCGGGTCTTGGTAATGGGGGATTAGGTCGTCTAGCAGCATGTTTTATGGACTCTATTGCATCTTTAGGATTACCAGGGCACGGTAATGGATTACGTTATCGTTATGGATTCTTTGAGCAAAAGATTATCGATGGTTATCAAGTAGAAATTCCAGATAAATGGTTACAACGTGGTTACGTATGGGAAGTTCGTAAGTCAAATGAATCGGTTGAAATTCCGTTCTACGGACACGTTCAAATAGAGAATGTTGATGGGAAAGAAGTCTATAAACATGTACCAGCTGAGTATGTAAGAGCTGTGCCTTATGATGTACCTGTTGTAGGGGACGTAGCGAATAATAATAAAACGGTTAATACATTACGTTTATGGTCATCGGAACCGACAGAAAATAAGTATCCTGATCATATTTCAGCTGTTGAATATGAAAAAGATGTAC
This window encodes:
- a CDS encoding YgaP family membrane protein → MCVKNVGRTDAYIRISAGLMLISLGIMKHKGCLAALGSLKVAEGVTRYCPVLDLFNCSTMSDEELLDEALGSCVLDVEEDDDEFEELEHECGCHCDHHAEA
- a CDS encoding CBS domain-containing protein, with the translated sequence MNVKQFMTDGIEAITAHDTVLNASRMMKKNNIGSVPVIDDASQVIGIITDRDIVIRAFADILPMNTKVEEIMTQPVYTIKEDAEVGCAISLMADKQVRRLPVTDDEGRLVGMITLGDLAIHQLTDGRAEIALKEISEPCTNPNCDLEVDDFPL
- a CDS encoding YunC family protein, which translates into the protein MSVLNINKINIEGYEFLTYEVALPKTTLFIVSHETVGYIMCAALDIDFFNNSEKLRARKIIAGRAEGVRSIQQLLDAPLAKVTVACEELGIKPGTIGRDALVLMAKSVEK
- the glgB gene encoding 1,4-alpha-glucan branching protein GlgB, with amino-acid sequence MFEFELAQENRNSFKNEIKSSLVKKVKPYCEFTDIDRYFFSEGTHKQLYKKFGAHVVRDESGILGTYFCVYAPHAKHVAVVGDFNHWNGELHGMIGENGIWSLYIPKLQEGHLYKYEITTSWGEKILKADPYAFYAENRPNTASMIYDIEGFEWTDEKWVNKRRQSNIFEQPLNIYELHLGSWRRGEELVETESFHTYAEIADDLIQYVLDHSYTHIELMPLYEHPFDGSWGYQATGYYAASSRYGEPKDLMMFINRCHEAGIGVIMDWVPGHFCRDAHGLYKFDGEAVYEYPFDDAAVSEWGTANFDLAKGEVRSFLISNALFWMKYYHVDGFRVDAVANIIYWGGNKERGENHGAIEFLKRMNTEIFAEDDKVLMIAEDSTSYPLVTAPVSVGGLGFSYKWNMGWMNDTLDYIELDNIYRPYHHNYITFAMAYAYSENFVLPFSHDEVVHGKKSLVDKAPGDYWQKMAQYRLLCTYQMTLPGKKLNFMANEIAQFHEWKDKEQVDWHLLTYPAHDASNRYIKDLNKVYLNDAAFWELDHSFEGFEWIDVNNNEQSMFSYIRRAKDSEDFVVVVLNFKPVSYHNYRLGVPKEGEYVEVLNSDRNYYHGSNQYNGLPLVASEGICHGKPYFIEMTIPPYGAVILKYRAKKMEEVVLEEEELIETMEAEMEV
- a CDS encoding glucose-1-phosphate adenylyltransferase, giving the protein MAVNSVAMILAGGKGTRLKELTIHRPKPAVSFAGKYRLIDFVLSNCTNSGIDQVGVLTQYEPLELNSYIGEGSSWDLDVHGASVTLMGPYTSRDYGFLWQGGTAEAVILNMPFIEQYNPDYLLVLSADHIYKMDYRKLIDYHIEKGSQLTISTIRVPEEETKRFGMLKVNHENRVIEFEEKPQKTESRLASMGVYVFSWKKFKDDIIHKYQRHLYEGVDFAQDVIPYFIETNSAVFAYEYKGYWRDVGTVEGYWKAHMDLLDSDNDLNLHDYSWPIFSKTPNLPPHHILKDAKVRNAWINEGSMVFGEVYDSIIGHRCIIQERSIVEKSVILTSAQIEHDCHISYAVIGDDVVIPAHTEIHGDETNIVLVTNDNLEEILEHQGRGEDHEK
- a CDS encoding glycogen/starch synthase, with amino-acid sequence MKNKALCVIDGTNTSQSLQNLLNQRCVAALPFAGRYRLVDFALSNAVHSGITNVSIFPDGDYHSLSDHIRSGKFWGLDRKVDGLFLLPPKKEVSAIANTLTFARMREYIEYFLRSRQKYVVLYHANIITTIPFEELVQSHIDSKSDVTQVHYRNKPVNIFVLSREYLIDLILKYEISPYQTVLDLVEMNDGIKINRYEHRIYTRTIDSILSYYRANLDMLHYEYGFQIFLLERPVLTKTKDESPTFYTKQADVTNSMIANGCRIEGKVENCVLFRDVTIKRGAIVRNSVILPRTVIGENSIIEQVITDKHVYISDGARLSGQEYTPIVIGKGQRVIGNKGISVAQISTECVPFYKTGGLADVTFELTQELINQGLNVDVILPLFNSLSDRYQENLSHELRSVAVIGKLDVPYDVYRYTKDGINYYFISCGELTREKLYGYRDDCQRYELYCYLALDFIEKSGHKYDIIHSHDWLTGLVPYFMKNVFAKRSNHFMFTKTVFTIHNIHYQGICDVSDLAIISQFDSIPNEVMLFEKVNFMKTAIVTSDEVTTVSETYCNEICYPYFAEGLDRFIVARKDHLHGILNGINYNYNNPATDLSIYKRYTPKTVENKKENKCQMQRELGLPVNPNVPVIGMVSRLVEQKGFDLILKVFEELMNENVQFVLLGDGDYKYTSFFKAMAQKYPNKVSVNIGFYSYNSQMIYAGSDLFLMPSRFEPCGISQMIALKYGTIPVVRETGGLKDTIIPYNEFIQHGNGFGFAHYNAHDMLFTLKRAINFYHMPEHWDKLVQSAMSQDLSWKNSTEKYINLYRNLINEE